From Cecembia calidifontis, one genomic window encodes:
- a CDS encoding amidohydrolase — MKYTFLFGLLFLLLFSCGADKNADQVYLNGIIYTVDDSNPQVEAVAVKDGLILAVGSSEEIQQYIGKQTEVIDLKGKTMTPGFIESHGHLMGIGYNKLEIDLMYVQTYDELIEKVAEAAAKAEPGEWITGRGWHQDKWLKMPDNTVKGFQTHEQLSAVTPNNPVYLAHASGHASFVNQKAMELAGITPLGSENPRQEVEGGEVLRDELGNPTGVLVERASYLVSKLIPADTPERREKALELALQELAEKGITSFHDAGSGQDVIDLVEKFKNEGRLTSRMYIMLSSRQPDLLQEWYKKGPKIDPDHMVTVRSIKLNMDGALGPWGAWLLEDYEDKPGHRGHETMPMALVSEVSEKGLELGFQVCSHAIGDRTNREVLDRYEAAFAKFPDAKDHRFRIEHAQHLHPDDIARFGQLGVIAAIQAIHLSSDRPWAIGRLGAKRIKDGAYVWQKLLQSGAVISNGTDAPVEPLDPIPSFYASVTRKTLKMTPEGGYEPDQKMTREQALKSYTLDGAFAEFEETFKGSIEVGKAADFTVFDRNIMEIPENEILQTKVAMTVMGGKIVYKAE; from the coding sequence ATGAAGTATACTTTCTTATTCGGACTGTTGTTCTTGCTCCTTTTTTCATGCGGGGCAGACAAAAATGCCGATCAGGTTTATTTAAATGGGATTATCTATACGGTAGATGATTCCAATCCCCAAGTTGAGGCTGTTGCTGTAAAAGATGGACTGATCCTGGCAGTCGGTAGCTCAGAAGAAATCCAACAATACATAGGAAAGCAAACCGAAGTCATTGATTTGAAGGGAAAGACCATGACCCCGGGTTTTATTGAATCCCATGGCCACTTGATGGGAATTGGATACAACAAACTGGAAATCGACCTGATGTACGTCCAAACCTATGACGAATTGATAGAAAAGGTAGCCGAAGCAGCAGCCAAAGCTGAACCAGGAGAATGGATTACCGGAAGAGGCTGGCATCAGGACAAGTGGCTCAAAATGCCGGACAATACCGTGAAAGGATTCCAAACCCATGAGCAACTCAGTGCGGTAACCCCCAATAATCCTGTTTACCTGGCTCACGCTTCTGGTCATGCCTCTTTTGTCAACCAAAAAGCCATGGAGTTGGCAGGTATCACCCCCCTGGGAAGTGAAAATCCAAGACAGGAAGTAGAAGGCGGGGAAGTACTAAGAGATGAATTGGGCAATCCTACCGGGGTACTGGTAGAGAGAGCTTCCTATCTGGTAAGCAAACTGATTCCGGCTGATACCCCTGAAAGAAGGGAAAAGGCTTTGGAATTGGCATTGCAGGAACTGGCTGAAAAAGGAATCACTTCTTTCCATGATGCAGGAAGTGGGCAGGATGTAATCGACTTGGTGGAAAAATTCAAAAATGAAGGGCGTCTGACTTCCAGAATGTACATTATGCTGAGCAGCCGCCAACCTGATCTATTGCAGGAGTGGTACAAAAAAGGGCCAAAAATAGATCCGGACCATATGGTAACCGTCCGCTCCATCAAATTGAATATGGATGGTGCTTTGGGACCTTGGGGCGCTTGGTTATTGGAGGACTACGAGGACAAACCGGGCCACAGAGGACATGAGACCATGCCTATGGCTTTAGTGAGCGAAGTGTCAGAAAAAGGTTTGGAGTTGGGTTTTCAGGTCTGTTCCCATGCCATCGGCGACCGGACCAATAGGGAAGTCCTGGATAGGTATGAGGCCGCATTTGCCAAATTCCCTGATGCAAAAGACCATCGTTTCCGTATAGAACATGCCCAGCATTTGCATCCCGATGATATTGCAAGATTCGGCCAATTGGGCGTAATTGCGGCGATTCAGGCCATCCATTTGAGTTCAGACAGGCCTTGGGCCATAGGAAGATTGGGTGCCAAAAGGATCAAAGACGGGGCATATGTCTGGCAAAAATTGCTACAATCCGGTGCCGTGATTTCCAATGGCACGGATGCCCCGGTGGAACCTTTGGATCCCATTCCTTCTTTCTATGCGTCTGTGACAAGAAAAACCCTAAAGATGACTCCGGAAGGAGGATATGAACCGGATCAGAAAATGACAAGGGAACAGGCTTTGAAATCCTATACTTTGGATGGGGCATTTGCTGAGTTTGAAGAAACTTTCAAAGGATCCATTGAGGTGGGAAAAGCTGCTGACTTTACGGTATTTGACCGTAACATTATGGAAATTCCTGAAAATGAAATCCTACAGACAAAAGTGGCCATGACGGTCATGGGTGGAAAAATTGTATATAAAGCTGAATAG
- a CDS encoding TraB/GumN family protein produces MKNQFRLLIYFQLFLFLPFFLCAQGSEEKSLLWKISGNGLEKESYLFGTIHLICEDQFKMDERILKALSKSKKIALEIDLTDPNVMMDMQRLSVNKDFANIKDEFDPEHQIAVDAFLKESFGVGLEQMGIMKPFVISSMIMTKMMPCEQISGYEMFFIQKAQEEKIPVVGLETVASQIGIFDQIPIKEQLDDIGKLVTNNEGMEELTAMVKAYLEEDIEQLYQMIASSELFKEYKGIFLDDRNKSWIPIIEDLVKEQPTFIAVGSGHLASETGVIQLLRNTGYTIEPIK; encoded by the coding sequence ATGAAAAATCAATTCAGACTATTAATTTATTTCCAACTGTTTTTGTTTTTGCCCTTTTTTCTTTGCGCCCAAGGCAGTGAAGAAAAATCACTTTTATGGAAAATAAGCGGAAATGGTCTGGAAAAAGAATCCTATTTGTTCGGAACAATCCATCTCATATGCGAAGACCAATTTAAAATGGATGAAAGGATTTTAAAAGCCTTATCTAAATCCAAAAAAATAGCTTTGGAAATTGACCTGACGGATCCAAATGTTATGATGGACATGCAGCGCTTATCTGTCAACAAAGATTTTGCAAATATCAAAGATGAATTTGATCCGGAGCACCAAATAGCAGTAGATGCGTTTTTAAAAGAATCTTTTGGAGTGGGACTAGAGCAGATGGGCATCATGAAGCCTTTTGTAATTTCAAGTATGATCATGACCAAAATGATGCCCTGCGAACAGATCAGCGGTTATGAAATGTTTTTTATCCAAAAAGCTCAGGAAGAAAAGATTCCAGTAGTCGGTTTGGAGACAGTGGCCTCCCAGATAGGCATTTTTGATCAAATCCCTATAAAAGAACAACTAGATGACATTGGAAAATTGGTAACAAATAATGAAGGAATGGAGGAGTTAACTGCTATGGTAAAGGCCTATCTGGAAGAGGATATAGAGCAGTTGTACCAGATGATTGCTTCAAGTGAATTATTCAAGGAATATAAAGGCATCTTCCTTGATGACAGAAATAAAAGCTGGATTCCTATCATCGAAGATTTGGTGAAAGAGCAACCTACTTTCATTGCAGTGGGTTCTGGCCATTTGGCTTCTGAAACAGGTGTCATACAGTTACTTCGGAATACAGGGTATACCATAGAGCCCATCAAATGA
- a CDS encoding bifunctional metallophosphatase/5'-nucleotidase, whose amino-acid sequence MNNSKREFLKKLGALSAGTGFLAVNPFASCDSPKKDGLAADGEPKEKFKVNILQTTDVHCQIHPHDELFWEDGQVVFRKTGGYANLHAFIQQERAKSEYSFLIDTGDMFQGSMLSVKTKGNAIVPILNAMGYDLYLPGNWEVIYNKGPMQQLMGALYGNKVCANMYHDLGEGKRGELIFPPYYIWQINGVKLGFIGYNDHLVPKRQSPGYSEGIIFTKPEDNLAHYVDVLKNQEKCAFVAILSHTGLSQEIALSNHPACEGVDYILGADTHERVRKPIQGKFAKVVQPGAFGSFLGKLELSFENGRLVDDQYELLEIPAEKVKESPRVAKIVKEVEAPYLEEINQVIGYSTIPLYRYFVIENPIDTMVLDALKWQMPDIDIVLSNGFRFCPPHATPDETGNIPITRGFIYDMLPVDSVVRTGEVTGQQLWNWMEKELNNVFAEDASKRFGGWVTKFKGMEVRFNAFGDEGKRIQSMTVKGEPVDMNKTYSISACEREGDPADVVCRMNDVKNVKNTDLTLHKVMLSYLAENSPVTPTPRGAAVALDAPATLLTQVHGVDYEFR is encoded by the coding sequence ATGAACAATTCAAAAAGAGAATTTCTTAAAAAACTTGGAGCCTTAAGTGCAGGTACTGGTTTTTTGGCAGTCAATCCCTTTGCCTCTTGCGACAGCCCTAAAAAAGATGGTCTGGCAGCTGATGGTGAACCAAAAGAAAAATTCAAAGTCAACATATTGCAGACTACTGATGTACATTGTCAGATTCACCCCCACGATGAGCTCTTTTGGGAAGATGGGCAAGTAGTATTCAGAAAAACAGGCGGATATGCCAACCTTCACGCTTTTATCCAACAGGAAAGGGCTAAATCTGAATATTCTTTCCTGATAGATACAGGGGACATGTTTCAGGGATCCATGCTGTCCGTCAAAACCAAGGGGAATGCAATTGTTCCTATCCTCAATGCCATGGGTTATGACCTTTATCTTCCCGGCAACTGGGAGGTGATTTATAACAAAGGGCCTATGCAGCAATTGATGGGTGCACTTTATGGAAATAAGGTTTGTGCAAATATGTACCATGATTTGGGAGAAGGCAAGCGTGGGGAGTTGATTTTTCCACCTTATTATATTTGGCAAATCAATGGTGTTAAGTTAGGCTTTATTGGATATAATGACCATCTGGTTCCGAAAAGACAATCCCCGGGTTACAGTGAAGGTATTATTTTCACCAAACCGGAAGACAATTTGGCCCATTATGTGGATGTACTTAAAAATCAGGAAAAATGTGCTTTTGTAGCTATTCTATCCCATACTGGATTGTCCCAGGAGATAGCCCTTTCCAATCATCCTGCTTGTGAAGGAGTGGATTATATTTTAGGTGCTGATACACATGAAAGGGTAAGAAAGCCTATACAGGGTAAATTTGCCAAAGTGGTTCAGCCTGGTGCGTTTGGTTCTTTCCTTGGAAAGCTTGAATTGTCTTTTGAAAATGGCAGGTTGGTGGATGATCAATATGAGCTTCTTGAAATACCAGCTGAGAAAGTAAAAGAATCTCCTAGGGTAGCTAAGATTGTGAAAGAAGTGGAAGCCCCTTATTTAGAGGAAATCAACCAGGTAATAGGGTACAGTACCATTCCGCTGTATAGGTATTTTGTCATTGAAAATCCCATAGATACCATGGTCTTGGATGCTCTCAAATGGCAAATGCCGGATATCGACATTGTCCTATCCAACGGGTTCCGGTTCTGTCCTCCTCATGCTACACCGGATGAAACCGGCAACATACCGATCACAAGGGGCTTTATTTATGACATGTTGCCAGTAGACTCTGTTGTTCGGACTGGTGAGGTTACTGGTCAACAGTTATGGAACTGGATGGAAAAAGAACTCAACAACGTGTTTGCTGAGGATGCTTCCAAAAGATTTGGAGGTTGGGTGACCAAATTCAAAGGGATGGAAGTAAGGTTCAATGCCTTCGGTGATGAGGGGAAAAGAATCCAGAGCATGACAGTAAAGGGGGAACCTGTGGATATGAATAAAACTTACTCCATTTCAGCCTGTGAGAGGGAAGGAGATCCCGCGGATGTAGTGTGTAGAATGAATGATGTGAAAAATGTAAAAAATACCGATCTCACGCTGCATAAGGTGATGTTGAGTTATTTAGCAGAAAACTCTCCGGTAACTCCAACCCCAAGAGGAGCAGCTGTAGCTTTGGATGCTCCGGCAACGCTCCTGACGCAGGTGCACGGAGTAGATTATGAATTTAGATAG
- a CDS encoding universal stress protein has product MKILVPTDFSDNANNALEFAKNIAKKEKASITLLYAFYAVYDFAAQATEILGQIEQEAKRTLKKAAEAGKNEGLEIDYRLLQGTVASVATSFAYREDYDLIVMGTQGASGIKKALVGSNTGHVIKESKIPVLAVPQKAKWENVKKISVGLELQKEEEKFFNHLFKVTKATKFPYEFFHVKTEDNFEKEIEFKGLESFLKEKHPELDIKFKTLSNKDVSTGFQNYLKENEDAMLVMFYKSKSFFEYLFNRSETLEMAYHTHVPLLVIK; this is encoded by the coding sequence ATGAAAATCCTTGTGCCTACCGATTTTTCGGACAATGCCAATAACGCATTGGAGTTTGCTAAAAATATTGCCAAGAAGGAAAAAGCATCCATCACCCTTCTCTATGCTTTCTATGCAGTCTATGACTTCGCTGCCCAGGCCACCGAAATCTTAGGTCAGATTGAACAAGAGGCAAAAAGAACACTGAAAAAAGCTGCTGAGGCTGGAAAAAATGAGGGACTGGAGATTGATTACAGGCTTCTTCAGGGAACAGTAGCTTCGGTTGCCACTTCCTTTGCCTATAGAGAGGATTATGACCTTATTGTCATGGGTACCCAAGGAGCCAGTGGGATCAAAAAAGCATTGGTCGGTTCCAACACCGGTCATGTAATCAAAGAAAGTAAAATTCCTGTTCTGGCAGTTCCTCAAAAGGCCAAATGGGAAAACGTTAAGAAAATATCTGTTGGACTTGAGCTTCAAAAAGAGGAGGAAAAATTTTTTAACCACCTATTTAAAGTAACCAAGGCAACAAAATTCCCTTATGAGTTTTTCCATGTCAAAACGGAAGACAATTTCGAAAAGGAGATAGAATTTAAAGGCCTTGAATCCTTCCTCAAAGAAAAACATCCTGAACTGGACATTAAATTCAAAACTTTATCCAACAAAGATGTCAGTACAGGTTTCCAAAACTATTTAAAGGAAAATGAAGATGCTATGTTGGTGATGTTTTATAAAAGCAAGTCCTTTTTCGAATACCTGTTCAACCGAAGCGAAACCTTGGAGATGGCATATCATACCCATGTTCCTCTCCTGGTGATCAAATAA
- a CDS encoding class I SAM-dependent methyltransferase produces MDSKFWDEKFSLTPNLYGDSPNEFIKEQLGKFEKGKILFPGEGEGRNALFSAAMGWEVTALDQSQIARKHTLEKAEKAGLHLEYHTCNVENYIPEPKSFDVIALIYFHLPLSIRDKVHHRFAMALKDNGHLILEGFGKGQLNFQSGGPKNPEMLYDLQDLKSSFPQMTWEYEFDGILHLNEGKGHLGDAHVVRLVGKKEPSN; encoded by the coding sequence ATGGATAGTAAATTCTGGGATGAAAAATTCTCTCTCACCCCAAACCTGTATGGTGACTCGCCCAACGAATTCATCAAAGAACAATTAGGCAAATTTGAAAAAGGTAAAATCCTTTTCCCAGGAGAGGGTGAAGGAAGAAATGCCTTATTTTCAGCAGCCATGGGTTGGGAGGTAACAGCCCTGGATCAAAGTCAGATTGCACGAAAGCATACCTTGGAAAAAGCAGAAAAAGCAGGTTTGCATTTGGAGTACCATACCTGCAATGTGGAAAATTACATCCCAGAGCCCAAGAGTTTTGATGTAATTGCACTTATTTATTTCCATTTGCCTTTAAGTATCCGGGATAAAGTCCATCACCGATTTGCGATGGCATTAAAAGACAATGGGCACCTCATTCTTGAAGGTTTTGGCAAAGGCCAATTGAACTTCCAGTCCGGAGGACCTAAAAACCCTGAGATGCTATATGACCTGCAAGACCTTAAATCAAGTTTCCCTCAAATGACCTGGGAATATGAATTTGACGGAATTCTTCACCTCAATGAGGGAAAAGGCCATTTAGGAGATGCCCATGTTGTAAGGTTGGTCGGAAAAAAAGAGCCCTCAAACTGA
- a CDS encoding antibiotic biosynthesis monooxygenase family protein has product MIANTPNPPYYAVIFTSIRTETQEDYIETAKRMVELAQLQKGYLGHESAREGLGITVSYWTNLEAIKQWKMESEHQIAQEKGKSLWYAAYKTRICLVERDYGFSSDFDIM; this is encoded by the coding sequence ATGATTGCAAATACCCCAAATCCACCATACTATGCTGTAATCTTTACCAGTATACGTACAGAAACCCAAGAAGATTATATAGAAACAGCAAAAAGAATGGTCGAATTGGCTCAGCTTCAAAAAGGATACCTGGGGCATGAATCTGCCAGAGAAGGACTTGGTATCACCGTGAGTTATTGGACCAATTTGGAAGCTATTAAGCAATGGAAAATGGAATCAGAACACCAAATAGCCCAAGAAAAAGGTAAATCACTATGGTATGCTGCCTACAAAACAAGGATATGTTTGGTAGAGCGGGACTATGGATTTTCTTCGGATTTTGACATCATGTGA
- a CDS encoding acyloxyacyl hydrolase has product MKKFVFIFTSFNLVANALGQEVEKLSLESSYGFIIPHSQALKPLSQSNPLGFSLHYQKLNQSQKSWDACNCFHYLGLQFSYHDFGNPPVLGHALSLTGTFEPILWKNERWTFSLLSGLGFSYLSKVYDEDNNPDNIFFSAPVSFLLFLSPKWEYIISDKIALNLSFAYNHISNGGQSQPNKGMNYPMLGLGLVHFMKNYPFPFYEKKMIPKSSNFYLETGLSTREGEEGRIPNLSLVMAFKKPISGINGIGGGLEINKDYSLEVENKRWEALMPAPFISHHFLFGKFDFSQRMAFYTNKPNNYHDFRFYQRYVLNYFLFQNFSIGIGLKAHGHVAEHLDLRLGWSF; this is encoded by the coding sequence TTGAAAAAGTTTGTTTTTATTTTCACTTCCTTTAACCTGGTTGCCAATGCTCTTGGGCAGGAAGTTGAAAAGCTAAGCCTTGAGTCCAGTTATGGGTTTATAATTCCCCATTCCCAAGCCCTTAAACCTTTGTCTCAAAGTAATCCTTTGGGATTTTCACTGCATTATCAAAAGCTCAACCAATCCCAAAAAAGTTGGGATGCTTGTAACTGCTTTCACTACTTGGGGCTTCAATTCAGTTATCATGATTTCGGAAATCCACCTGTACTAGGACATGCCTTAAGTCTCACAGGAACTTTTGAGCCCATTTTATGGAAAAATGAGAGATGGACTTTCAGTTTACTTTCTGGCCTAGGATTCAGTTACCTTTCAAAAGTGTATGATGAAGACAATAACCCTGACAATATATTCTTTAGTGCCCCTGTCAGTTTTCTTTTGTTTTTGAGCCCGAAGTGGGAATATATCATTTCGGATAAAATAGCGCTGAACCTCTCATTTGCTTATAACCATATTTCTAACGGCGGGCAAAGCCAACCTAACAAAGGAATGAACTATCCCATGCTAGGTTTGGGTTTGGTGCATTTTATGAAAAATTATCCTTTTCCTTTCTATGAAAAAAAAATGATACCTAAATCATCCAATTTTTATTTGGAAACTGGGCTTTCAACTAGAGAAGGAGAGGAGGGAAGGATCCCCAATCTTTCTTTGGTCATGGCTTTTAAAAAACCAATTTCAGGCATAAATGGAATAGGAGGGGGACTGGAGATTAATAAAGATTATTCTTTGGAAGTAGAAAACAAAAGATGGGAGGCATTAATGCCTGCACCTTTTATTTCCCATCATTTTTTATTCGGAAAATTCGATTTCAGTCAAAGAATGGCCTTTTACACAAACAAGCCAAACAATTACCATGACTTTCGATTCTACCAACGTTATGTTTTGAATTATTTCCTTTTCCAGAATTTTTCAATTGGAATAGGACTGAAGGCCCATGGACATGTTGCAGAGCATTTAGACTTAAGGTTGGGTTGGAGCTTTTAA
- a CDS encoding rhodanese-like domain-containing protein: protein MEDITVSELREKLENKEDFLFIDVREEWEYEEDNLGAKNIPLGQLPYELDELEAYKDKEIVVQCRSGARSGNAKKFLETKGFTKVRNLLGGILAYRQMEEEE from the coding sequence ATGGAAGATATCACTGTCTCTGAACTTAGAGAAAAACTTGAGAATAAGGAAGACTTTCTGTTTATAGATGTCCGCGAAGAATGGGAATATGAAGAAGATAACTTAGGGGCTAAAAACATACCTCTTGGACAGCTGCCATATGAACTGGATGAATTGGAGGCCTACAAAGATAAGGAAATTGTAGTTCAATGCAGATCCGGAGCAAGAAGTGGTAATGCCAAAAAATTTTTGGAAACAAAGGGCTTTACTAAAGTTCGGAATCTATTGGGAGGCATTTTGGCATATAGACAAATGGAAGAGGAGGAGTAA
- a CDS encoding T9SS type A sorting domain-containing protein, producing MHKRKIIFLFFLMGALLAFPKLSFGQFQLLPTPQRHSGNQENFSGRLKQETLQLPFWDDFSKPGVDPNKWINEGTTQSFTVGNAPPSLGVLLMDGVDARGRPYSNVLVQQGINDRITSQPIDLSGLSAQESGTVFLSFYWQPGGKAELPDFNDDLTLFFLNKDGIWEPVWTVSGELEEEQFFFTPEIIQVTETFQHENFQFRFQISGRSSGPFDSWLLDYVYLNKNRNANNLFFPDRALTQTNTRPLGKYAAIPLFELRRSQANIWQNISNEFKNLENRFRAMEYSVILRDSSTGTVVRKINDNTPFNPVPLANERRRFNSNNFGTIPPPAIETDLELLTYISSGDRFLYQIINGDSVIFRDVDLRVNDTVRTVVSIRDFFAYDDGFVDYSAGINQRNGMLANRFEVTAPAFVKGISINFTNFNQFNSIVDLMIWNSLSNQPVYVKEVFIPEKDNMNEFAYFELEENVRVDDTFFVGFMQFTNDFVYVGLDKTFNNGSEVFFNVSGSWQQNNIVEGSLMIRVHLTENPVVEEQAESAFGFRVYPNPVSDWLTLEGEIDDFSVIDPYGRTINLPVEFIQGDGKMINFAGLQRGVYLVNIRKGVEQKSIRILVK from the coding sequence ATGCACAAACGTAAAATCATATTTTTATTTTTTCTGATGGGGGCACTATTGGCTTTTCCAAAATTATCTTTTGGACAGTTCCAATTGTTGCCTACTCCACAAAGGCATTCAGGTAACCAGGAAAATTTCTCAGGAAGGTTGAAGCAAGAAACGCTTCAACTTCCTTTTTGGGATGATTTTTCCAAACCGGGAGTTGATCCCAATAAATGGATCAATGAGGGAACCACGCAATCCTTTACCGTAGGCAATGCCCCTCCAAGTCTGGGGGTGCTCCTAATGGATGGTGTCGATGCCAGGGGGCGACCTTATTCCAATGTTCTCGTGCAACAGGGAATCAATGATAGGATTACATCCCAGCCCATTGATTTATCCGGATTAAGTGCACAGGAGTCCGGGACTGTTTTCCTGAGCTTTTATTGGCAGCCAGGAGGAAAGGCAGAATTACCGGATTTCAATGATGATTTAACCTTATTTTTTTTAAACAAGGATGGTATTTGGGAACCAGTTTGGACCGTATCAGGGGAACTCGAAGAAGAACAATTCTTTTTTACACCTGAAATCATACAGGTAACCGAAACTTTCCAACATGAAAATTTCCAGTTCAGATTCCAGATAAGCGGAAGGTCTTCAGGGCCTTTCGATTCCTGGCTTCTGGATTACGTATACCTCAATAAAAACAGGAATGCAAACAATCTTTTCTTCCCGGATAGGGCACTTACCCAAACCAACACCAGACCGCTTGGAAAATATGCTGCTATTCCTTTATTTGAATTAAGAAGAAGTCAAGCCAATATTTGGCAGAATATTTCCAATGAATTCAAAAACCTTGAAAATAGGTTCAGGGCAATGGAGTATAGCGTGATCCTAAGAGATAGCTCCACGGGAACTGTGGTCCGCAAGATCAATGACAACACCCCGTTTAATCCAGTCCCTTTGGCCAATGAAAGAAGGCGCTTCAACAGTAATAATTTTGGCACCATCCCTCCTCCGGCTATTGAAACGGACCTTGAACTACTTACTTATATCAGCTCCGGCGACCGTTTCCTTTATCAGATTATCAATGGCGACAGTGTGATATTCAGAGATGTTGATTTGAGAGTCAATGATACCGTTAGGACTGTGGTTTCCATCAGGGACTTTTTTGCATATGACGATGGTTTTGTAGATTATTCAGCTGGAATCAACCAAAGGAACGGAATGCTGGCCAACCGTTTTGAAGTCACAGCACCTGCATTTGTTAAAGGAATCAGCATCAACTTCACCAATTTCAACCAATTCAACTCTATTGTAGATCTGATGATCTGGAATAGCCTGAGCAACCAACCTGTTTATGTCAAAGAGGTTTTTATTCCAGAAAAGGATAATATGAATGAATTTGCCTATTTTGAATTGGAAGAAAATGTTCGGGTAGATGACACCTTTTTTGTCGGCTTTATGCAGTTTACCAATGATTTTGTATATGTGGGATTGGACAAAACATTTAACAATGGAAGCGAGGTTTTCTTCAATGTTTCCGGTAGCTGGCAGCAAAATAATATCGTGGAAGGCTCCTTGATGATCCGGGTGCATTTGACGGAAAATCCTGTTGTTGAGGAGCAGGCAGAATCTGCTTTCGGTTTTAGGGTTTATCCTAATCCTGTTTCAGATTGGTTGACCTTAGAAGGTGAAATCGATGATTTTTCTGTAATAGATCCTTACGGAAGAACCATTAATCTTCCGGTTGAATTTATTCAAGGTGATGGTAAAATGATTAACTTTGCCGGACTCCAAAGGGGTGTTTACCTTGTAAATATCCGAAAAGGAGTTGAGCAAAAATCAATCCGCATACTTGTAAAATAA